CACAGCGGCCAACCGCAAGACTTACCCCTATGCTCCCGGACAAAAGCCAGGCTGCGGGTTCCCGAACATGAAGGTGCTCGCGCTGAGTTCGCTGGCCAGCGGCGCCGTTCTGGCGGCCCGCGAAACCGGCAAGCACATTCACGACATTCGGATGTTCAAGGTTTTCTTCGACCTGTTCAAACCCGGCGACATCGCCTTGGGAGATCGCGCGTTTTGTGCCTTTGCCTCCATGGCGACGCTGCTTCTCGGGAAGGTCGACTCGGTCTTCCGCCTCCATCAGAGGCGGTTGCTGGACAAACGACAGGCGCGTCGAATCGGCCCTTCAGACTGGATCGCGACATGGACGCGGCCCATTCAACGGCCCGACTACGTCGAGCAGAAGGAATGGGACGCATTGCCCGAAATTATCCAAGTGCGCATCTTCCGCGTTCAACTCAAGCACAACGGATTTCGCACCAAAACCCTTTGGATCGCCACGACCCTGCTCGACCCCGTCGCCTATCCCCTCGAACGCATCGCCGTACTCTACCGTATGCGCTGGGAGATCGAACTTGGATTCCGCGACTTGAAGACCACCATGGCGATGGAAGAGCTTCGGTGCCGCACCCCGGCCATGGTTCGCAAGGAACTCCTCGCCTATCTGGTCGCCCACAACTTCATCCGCTGCCTCGAAGCCGAGGCCGCCACCC
This DNA window, taken from Candidatus Hydrogenedentota bacterium, encodes the following:
- a CDS encoding IS4 family transposase, coding for MGKRAVAPLSSLIDVEAQFSRFLPKRGPEFPADGPRRRERKYPSAIVFWSFIWQVLKPRTSCREVVRQIQATRETQNFKYDESTSGYCQARTRLPESTLRKALADTAETAAQLSHAGVPGWNRPVKVVDATSVTLPDTAANRKTYPYAPGQKPGCGFPNMKVLALSSLASGAVLAARETGKHIHDIRMFKVFFDLFKPGDIALGDRAFCAFASMATLLLGKVDSVFRLHQRRLLDKRQARRIGPSDWIATWTRPIQRPDYVEQKEWDALPEIIQVRIFRVQLKHNGFRTKTLWIATTLLDPVAYPLERIAVLYRMRWEIELGFRDLKTTMAMEELRCRTPAMVRKELLAYLVAHNFIRCLEAEAATRHGVPRHRISFKGTIDAARAFHAAMSRARSKGKSKELRDRLLEIIALDLLPERPGRREPRAVKRRPKPYPLLTKPRSIFREIPHRGKKSTAA